Proteins from a genomic interval of Nocardioides jishulii:
- a CDS encoding PQQ-dependent sugar dehydrogenase, with protein sequence MRRSPRRLSAVIAVGLVAPLLAACGDSGSSDPDASPTPSPSPSDSPTGSASGSPSESPTADGEPRVRGAVADDLRVPWGISFLSDGSALVTERDTWKVLHLTKQGEGRSWSTTDLGVVSTDPGQGPSVEGGLLGIATSTEAGVERVFVYVTTADDNRVLATTFDGERLGSWKPVLTGIPRADFHDGGRIAFGPDGFLYVSTGDAGTPDLAQDEKSLAGKILRITAEGRPAPGNPFGDSPVYSIGHRNVQGLAWDDEGQLYASEFGASSFDELNRIQAGANYGWPRVEGFADGGNTRGLTDPVAVWSTDEASPSGLAWADGSFWLGALRGERLWQVTIDGDEVDSTAHFVGTYGRMRTVVAADDDGLWVTTSNHDGRGDPAARDDRILRVRP encoded by the coding sequence GTGCGCAGGTCCCCACGTCGTCTCTCCGCGGTCATCGCGGTCGGCCTGGTCGCGCCGCTGCTGGCGGCGTGCGGCGACTCGGGGTCGAGCGATCCCGACGCCTCGCCCACGCCCTCGCCGTCCCCGTCCGACTCGCCCACCGGCTCAGCCTCCGGCTCACCCTCCGAGTCACCGACAGCGGACGGCGAGCCACGCGTACGCGGTGCGGTCGCCGACGACCTGCGGGTGCCGTGGGGCATCTCCTTCCTCTCCGACGGCTCGGCGCTGGTCACCGAGCGCGACACCTGGAAGGTGCTGCACCTGACGAAGCAGGGCGAGGGCCGGTCGTGGTCCACCACCGACCTCGGCGTGGTCAGCACGGACCCCGGTCAGGGCCCGAGCGTCGAAGGAGGGCTGCTCGGCATCGCGACGTCGACCGAGGCCGGGGTCGAGCGGGTCTTCGTCTACGTCACCACCGCCGACGACAACCGGGTCCTGGCCACGACCTTCGACGGCGAGCGACTGGGCTCGTGGAAGCCGGTGCTCACCGGGATCCCCCGGGCGGACTTCCACGACGGAGGCCGGATCGCCTTCGGCCCCGACGGCTTCCTCTACGTCTCCACCGGCGACGCCGGCACTCCCGACCTCGCCCAGGACGAGAAGTCGCTGGCCGGCAAGATCCTGCGCATCACCGCTGAGGGCCGTCCCGCACCGGGCAACCCCTTCGGCGACTCCCCCGTCTACTCCATCGGCCACCGCAACGTGCAGGGTCTCGCCTGGGACGACGAGGGCCAGCTCTACGCCAGCGAGTTCGGGGCCAGCTCCTTCGACGAGCTCAACCGGATCCAGGCGGGCGCCAACTACGGCTGGCCGCGTGTCGAGGGCTTCGCCGACGGCGGCAACACCCGCGGCCTCACCGACCCTGTCGCGGTCTGGAGCACCGACGAGGCCTCACCCTCGGGCCTGGCCTGGGCCGACGGTTCGTTCTGGCTCGGTGCCCTGCGTGGGGAACGGCTGTGGCAGGTGACGATCGACGGCGACGAGGTCGACAGCACCGCCCACTTCGTCGGGACGTACGGCCGGATGCGCACCGTCGTCGCTGCCGATGACGACGGCCTGTGGGTCACGACGTCGAACCACGACGGGCGGGGCGACCCGGCCGCGCGCGACGACCGGATCCTGCGCGTACGCCCCTGA